A single window of Streptococcus cristatus ATCC 51100 DNA harbors:
- a CDS encoding class I SAM-dependent methyltransferase: MTNYIKLNEDRWNNVKNDYTEPLTHEELEEVRKHPISVALTVGKKVPKEWFEKANGKKMLGLACGGGQQGPVFAAKGYDVTIMDFSTSQLQRDEMVAEREGLKITTVQGDLTKPFPFENETFDIIFNPVSNVYIEDLENMYKEASRVLKKGGLLMVGFMNPWIYMYDADIVWDKPDEELLLKFSLPFNSKELEEEGKITINPEYGYEFSHTLETQIRGQLKNGLAMIDFYESCDKRNRLSRYGNDYIATLCIKL; the protein is encoded by the coding sequence ATGACAAATTATATAAAATTAAATGAAGATAGATGGAATAATGTCAAAAATGATTATACTGAGCCCTTGACACATGAAGAATTAGAAGAAGTTAGAAAACATCCCATTTCTGTTGCATTAACTGTTGGGAAAAAAGTTCCGAAAGAATGGTTTGAAAAAGCAAACGGAAAAAAGATGTTAGGTTTAGCTTGTGGTGGCGGACAGCAGGGTCCAGTTTTCGCTGCAAAAGGTTATGATGTCACCATCATGGATTTTTCTACATCACAATTACAAAGAGATGAGATGGTTGCTGAAAGAGAAGGCTTAAAAATCACTACCGTTCAAGGTGATCTGACAAAACCATTTCCATTTGAAAATGAAACGTTTGATATTATTTTTAATCCGGTTTCAAATGTATATATAGAAGATTTAGAAAACATGTATAAAGAAGCCTCTCGAGTATTGAAAAAGGGTGGATTGTTAATGGTCGGATTTATGAACCCTTGGATATACATGTATGATGCTGACATTGTATGGGACAAACCCGATGAGGAATTACTTTTAAAGTTTTCACTACCTTTTAATTCAAAAGAGCTTGAAGAGGAAGGCAAGATAACCATAAATCCAGAATATGGATATGAATTTAGCCATACCTTAGAAACTCAGATTAGAGGGCAACTTAAAAATGGTCTCGCTATGATAGATTTTTATGAATCGTGTGACAAAAGAAATCGATTATCACGTTATGGAAATGACTATATAGCTACGCTTTGCATTAAACTATAA
- a CDS encoding YlxQ-related RNA-binding protein: MNKEKLANLLGLAQRAGRVISGEELVIKAIQEGKVHLIFLAEDAGPNLTKKITDKSHYYKIEVSTVFSTLELSTAIGKARKVAAITDAGFTKKMRSLMQ, encoded by the coding sequence TTGAATAAAGAAAAACTAGCAAACTTGCTGGGTTTGGCCCAGCGGGCTGGCCGCGTCATTTCAGGAGAAGAATTGGTCATCAAAGCCATCCAAGAAGGAAAGGTTCATCTGATCTTTCTAGCTGAAGATGCGGGACCAAATCTGACAAAAAAGATTACTGATAAAAGCCATTATTACAAGATAGAAGTGTCAACCGTGTTTTCAACACTGGAATTAAGCACTGCGATTGGCAAGGCTCGTAAAGTAGCCGCCATCACAGATGCTGGTTTTACAAAGAAAATGAGGTCTCTTATGCAATAG
- a CDS encoding ACT domain-containing protein: MKAIITVVGKDKAGIVAGVASKIAELGLNIDDISQTVLDEFFTMMAVVSSDEKQDFAALRSEFEAFGQTLNVKINIQSAAIFDAMYNI; encoded by the coding sequence ATGAAAGCGATTATTACGGTTGTTGGAAAAGATAAGGCAGGGATTGTGGCTGGTGTAGCTAGTAAAATTGCCGAGCTGGGGCTCAATATTGACGATATTTCACAAACTGTTTTGGATGAATTTTTTACTATGATGGCTGTCGTTTCTAGCGATGAAAAGCAGGATTTTGCAGCGCTTCGTAGTGAATTTGAGGCCTTTGGTCAGACCCTCAATGTCAAAATCAATATTCAAAGCGCAGCCATTTTTGACGCGATGTACAATATCTAA
- the infB gene encoding translation initiation factor IF-2, which yields MSRIRLYEIAKELGKESKEVVAWAKELGLEVKSHSSSVEEEASQRIKASFATKEVVKPLPEKEVNSQPAPKKVVEKPAASVQKEVAPAKKEETKVTEAVTTEAPAKPAPARPQSRNFKAEREARAKEQAERRKQQQNRKPQNSDQKESNERDRHDRKVNNDRQERRNDRRDNRGQDGRRNGQNHQGFNGQNRQQPQGPKIDFKARAAALKAEQNAEYARSSEERFKQAQAAKEAQERQNRRKEPVQAETTTAEVFKATPAETVQPAAPAPAQAAVDTRRKKQARPDKKRDDFDREEEGPRKQQKNRNSQNQVRNQRNSNWNNNKKNKKGKGNQNQVPKPVTERKFHELPSEFEYTDGMTVAEIAKRIKREPAEIVKKLFMMGVMATQNQSLDGDTIELLMVDYGIEAKKKVEVDTADIERFFVEEGYINPDELVERPPVVTIMGHVDHGKTTLLDTLRNSRVATGEAGGITQHIGAYQIEENGKKITFLDTPGHAAFTSMRARGASVTDITILVVAADDGVMPQTIEAINHSKAANVPIIVAINKIDKPGANPERVIGELAEHGVMSTAWGGDSEFVEISAKFNQNIDELLETVLLVAEIQELKADPTVRAIGTVIEARLDKGKGAVATLLVQQGTLNVQDPIVVGNTFGRVRAMTNDLGRRVKVAGPSTPVSITGLNETPMAGDHFAVYEDEKAARAAGEERAKRALLKQRQATHRVSLENLFDTLKAGEVKSVNVIIKADVQGSVEALTASLQKIEVEGVKITIVHSAVGAINESDVTLAEASNAFIIGFNVRPTPQARQQAEADDVEIRLHSIIYKVIEEMEDAMKGMLDPEYQEKIIGEALIRETFKVSKVGTIGGFMVINGKVTRDSKVRVIRDGVVIYDGQLASLKHFKDDVKEITNGREGGLMIDGYNDIQVDDTIEAYIMEEIKK from the coding sequence TTGTCTAGAATTAGATTGTACGAAATCGCAAAAGAATTGGGGAAGGAAAGTAAAGAGGTAGTAGCTTGGGCTAAGGAATTAGGCCTAGAAGTCAAAAGCCATTCTTCCAGCGTAGAAGAAGAAGCAAGCCAGCGCATCAAGGCTAGCTTCGCGACTAAAGAAGTTGTTAAGCCTCTTCCGGAAAAAGAGGTGAATTCTCAGCCCGCACCAAAAAAAGTAGTTGAAAAACCAGCTGCTTCAGTCCAAAAGGAAGTGGCTCCAGCTAAAAAAGAAGAGACAAAAGTTACCGAAGCAGTGACAACTGAAGCTCCTGCTAAACCGGCTCCAGCTCGGCCACAAAGTCGAAATTTTAAGGCAGAGCGTGAAGCGCGTGCCAAGGAACAAGCAGAGCGTCGTAAGCAGCAACAAAATCGGAAACCACAAAATTCTGATCAGAAGGAAAGTAATGAGCGTGATCGTCATGACCGCAAGGTCAACAATGATCGCCAAGAGCGCCGCAATGACCGTCGTGATAATCGTGGTCAAGATGGCCGTCGGAATGGTCAGAATCATCAAGGATTTAACGGTCAGAACCGCCAACAGCCTCAAGGGCCAAAAATTGACTTTAAGGCTCGGGCAGCAGCTCTGAAAGCAGAGCAAAATGCGGAGTATGCCCGTTCTAGTGAGGAGCGTTTTAAACAGGCTCAAGCAGCTAAAGAAGCGCAGGAACGCCAGAATAGACGAAAAGAGCCAGTCCAAGCAGAGACAACAACTGCTGAAGTATTTAAAGCTACTCCGGCTGAAACAGTCCAACCGGCTGCTCCTGCACCAGCACAAGCTGCAGTAGATACACGTCGTAAAAAGCAAGCTCGACCAGATAAGAAGCGCGATGATTTTGATCGCGAAGAAGAAGGTCCAAGAAAACAACAAAAGAATCGAAATAGTCAAAATCAAGTGAGAAATCAAAGAAACAGTAACTGGAATAACAATAAGAAAAATAAAAAAGGAAAAGGTAACCAGAATCAGGTTCCAAAACCTGTTACAGAACGCAAGTTCCATGAGTTGCCAAGCGAATTCGAATACACAGATGGTATGACCGTTGCGGAAATCGCAAAACGGATCAAGCGCGAGCCAGCTGAAATCGTTAAGAAGCTCTTTATGATGGGCGTGATGGCAACGCAAAACCAATCTCTTGACGGTGATACTATTGAGCTCCTCATGGTGGACTACGGTATCGAAGCTAAGAAGAAGGTAGAAGTGGATACAGCTGATATTGAGCGCTTCTTTGTCGAAGAAGGCTATATCAATCCAGATGAATTGGTAGAGCGTCCGCCGGTTGTAACTATCATGGGACACGTTGACCATGGTAAAACAACCCTCTTGGATACTCTACGTAACTCTCGCGTTGCGACAGGTGAAGCGGGTGGTATCACTCAGCATATCGGTGCCTACCAGATTGAGGAAAATGGCAAGAAGATTACTTTCTTGGATACGCCTGGACACGCGGCCTTTACTTCTATGCGTGCGCGTGGTGCTTCTGTTACCGATATTACCATCTTGGTCGTAGCAGCTGATGACGGTGTTATGCCTCAGACTATTGAAGCGATCAACCACTCTAAAGCCGCTAATGTGCCAATTATTGTGGCCATCAACAAGATCGATAAGCCAGGTGCCAATCCTGAGCGCGTAATTGGTGAATTGGCTGAGCATGGTGTTATGTCAACTGCTTGGGGTGGAGATTCTGAGTTTGTTGAAATCTCTGCGAAATTCAACCAAAACATCGATGAGCTTTTGGAAACAGTTCTGCTTGTAGCAGAAATTCAAGAACTCAAGGCAGATCCGACTGTTCGTGCTATCGGTACTGTTATCGAAGCCCGTTTGGATAAAGGAAAAGGTGCAGTTGCAACTCTTCTTGTCCAACAAGGTACGCTGAATGTTCAAGATCCAATCGTTGTCGGAAATACCTTCGGACGTGTCCGTGCTATGACCAATGACCTGGGCCGTCGTGTCAAAGTAGCAGGTCCATCTACGCCGGTTTCTATCACAGGTTTGAATGAAACTCCGATGGCAGGTGACCACTTTGCCGTCTATGAAGATGAAAAAGCTGCGCGTGCAGCTGGTGAAGAACGTGCTAAACGTGCCCTTCTCAAGCAACGTCAAGCTACTCATCGTGTCAGTCTGGAAAATCTCTTTGATACCCTCAAAGCCGGTGAAGTTAAGTCTGTTAACGTCATTATCAAAGCCGATGTACAAGGTTCTGTAGAAGCCTTGACTGCTTCCTTGCAGAAGATTGAAGTGGAAGGCGTTAAGATTACCATTGTCCACTCAGCAGTTGGTGCTATCAATGAATCCGATGTAACTTTGGCAGAAGCTTCAAATGCCTTTATCATTGGATTTAACGTTCGCCCTACACCGCAAGCTCGCCAGCAAGCAGAAGCTGATGATGTAGAAATCCGTCTTCACAGCATTATCTATAAGGTTATCGAAGAAATGGAAGATGCCATGAAAGGAATGCTGGACCCAGAATACCAAGAAAAAATCATCGGGGAAGCCCTTATCCGCGAAACTTTCAAGGTTTCCAAGGTTGGTACTATCGGTGGATTCATGGTTATCAACGGTAAAGTTACGCGTGATTCCAAGGTTCGTGTCATCCGTGACGGCGTCGTAATTTACGATGGTCAGTTGGCTAGCTTGAAGCACTTCAAGGATGATGTCAAAGAAATCACTAACGGCCGCGAAGGTGGTCTCATGATTGATGGCTACAACGATATCCAAGTGGATGATACGATTGAAGCCTACATCATGGAAGAAATTAAGAAGTAA
- a CDS encoding D-alanyl-D-alanine carboxypeptidase family protein: MRRGRHERKRKLSLFRLINRLLFLGIGISLLFALLRVQDMDEDLPTFMNHALKAQSSDLPKVSVDDWELTLINRSHLQEESHPRLTQIDDIQVDSRIAENTRQFLAAARAIAPEETLISGYRSRAEQTELYEEALALAEEEGLSRQEAEQEVQKRIQLPGASEHQTGLAIDMSEPEGQEDGVANKIAEIAPKYGFILRYPEGKSDITGVNFENWHYRYVGVESAQYMQKHQLVLEEYLTLLKESAR; encoded by the coding sequence TTGAGACGAGGTCGCCATGAAAGAAAGAGAAAACTCTCTCTGTTTCGACTAATAAATAGGCTCTTATTTCTAGGAATTGGGATCAGTTTGCTGTTTGCTCTATTGCGAGTGCAAGATATGGATGAAGACTTGCCAACTTTTATGAATCATGCTCTTAAAGCCCAGAGTTCTGACTTGCCCAAAGTGTCAGTTGATGATTGGGAGTTGACTTTAATCAATCGTAGCCATTTACAGGAAGAGTCTCATCCTAGGTTGACCCAAATCGATGATATTCAGGTAGATAGTCGGATTGCTGAAAATACTAGACAATTTTTGGCTGCAGCTCGGGCCATTGCGCCAGAGGAAACTTTGATTTCGGGCTATCGTAGCCGAGCGGAGCAGACAGAGCTCTATGAAGAAGCCCTAGCTCTGGCCGAAGAAGAAGGCTTGTCTCGGCAAGAAGCGGAGCAAGAAGTGCAAAAGCGGATCCAGCTGCCAGGTGCCAGTGAGCATCAGACAGGCTTGGCGATTGATATGAGCGAGCCAGAAGGTCAGGAAGATGGCGTGGCAAATAAGATTGCAGAAATTGCCCCTAAATACGGCTTTATTCTGCGCTATCCTGAAGGGAAAAGCGATATTACTGGTGTGAATTTTGAAAATTGGCACTATCGTTATGTTGGCGTAGAGTCGGCCCAATATATGCAAAAACATCAACTGGTCTTGGAGGAATATCTGACCCTTTTGAAAGAGTCAGCTCGGTAA
- a CDS encoding histidine phosphatase family protein produces MAKTKLYVIRHGKTMFNTIGRAQGWSDTPLTEEGERGIRELGIGLRESGLEFTKAFSSDSGRTIQTMGIILEELDLVGKIPYKFDKRIREWCFGSFDGAYGGDLFRGVIPRVRDTDNYKELTFPELADGLVEVDTAGWAESWEQLSGRILAGFTAIAQEVEGAGGGNALVVSHSMTIGTFAYLIDKAISKNPEVDNGSVTVVEYGKGQFTIQILGDVSYREVGAKILDSEINS; encoded by the coding sequence ATGGCAAAAACAAAATTATACGTCATCCGGCATGGTAAGACTATGTTTAATACCATTGGTCGGGCTCAAGGTTGGTCGGACACTCCCTTAACTGAAGAAGGCGAACGTGGTATCCGTGAGCTAGGGATTGGGCTAAGAGAGTCTGGCTTGGAATTTACCAAGGCTTTCTCGAGCGACTCTGGCCGAACCATTCAGACCATGGGGATTATCCTAGAAGAGCTGGATTTGGTAGGGAAGATTCCTTATAAGTTTGACAAGCGCATCCGAGAGTGGTGCTTCGGGAGCTTTGACGGGGCTTATGGTGGCGATCTTTTCCGTGGAGTGATTCCGAGGGTACGTGACACTGACAATTATAAAGAGCTGACTTTCCCAGAATTGGCAGACGGCTTGGTTGAAGTAGATACGGCCGGCTGGGCTGAGTCCTGGGAGCAACTCAGCGGACGGATTTTAGCTGGATTTACAGCTATTGCCCAAGAAGTGGAGGGTGCTGGTGGAGGCAATGCTTTGGTTGTCAGCCATAGTATGACCATCGGGACTTTTGCTTATCTGATTGATAAAGCCATTAGCAAAAATCCTGAGGTTGACAACGGCAGTGTGACAGTCGTCGAATATGGAAAAGGGCAATTTACGATTCAGATCTTGGGAGATGTGTCCTACCGTGAAGTTGGCGCTAAAATTTTAGATTCTGAAATAAACAGTTAA
- a CDS encoding histidine phosphatase family protein, protein MAKTRLYLIRHGKTMFNTIGRAQGWSDSPLTAEGERGIHELGIGLRKAGIDFKLARSSDSGRTIQTMGIILEELGLTGKIPYRFDKRIREWCFGSFDGGYDGELFMGVMPRVFNIDHVHQLSYAELAEGLVEVDTAGWAENWEKLSGRIWQGFSEIAEELEAAGGGNALVVSHGMTIGTFVYLINRMQPHGLGNGSVTIVDYEDGQFSVVSIGDMSYREVGAKELEDKS, encoded by the coding sequence ATGGCAAAAACAAGATTATACCTCATCCGGCATGGCAAAACGATGTTTAATACAATCGGACGAGCTCAGGGCTGGAGTGATAGTCCATTGACGGCAGAAGGCGAACGTGGCATCCATGAATTAGGGATTGGTTTGCGAAAAGCGGGTATTGATTTTAAACTAGCTAGATCCAGTGATTCAGGTCGAACCATTCAGACCATGGGAATTATTCTGGAAGAGCTGGGCTTGACTGGAAAGATTCCTTATCGGTTTGACAAGCGCATTCGAGAGTGGTGTTTTGGCAGCTTTGATGGTGGCTATGATGGTGAGCTTTTTATGGGAGTTATGCCTAGGGTCTTTAATATCGACCATGTCCATCAACTCAGCTATGCCGAGCTGGCAGAAGGCTTAGTAGAAGTCGACACGGCTGGCTGGGCTGAGAATTGGGAAAAACTCAGCGGCCGAATTTGGCAAGGCTTCTCAGAGATTGCTGAGGAGCTGGAGGCTGCGGGCGGTGGCAATGCTTTGGTTGTTAGTCATGGCATGACCATCGGAACCTTTGTCTACCTGATTAATCGCATGCAACCTCATGGCCTAGGCAATGGTAGTGTGACCATCGTAGACTATGAAGATGGACAATTTTCAGTTGTTTCTATCGGTGATATGTCCTATCGTGAAGTTGGAGCGAAAGAGCTGGAGGACAAGTCTTGA
- a CDS encoding PFL family protein — translation MDIRQVTETIAMIEEQNFDIRTITMGISLLDCIDSNIERAADKVYKKITTKAKDLVSVGNEIAAELGIPIVNKRVSVTPISLIGAATDATDYLPLAHALDRAAKEIGVDFIGGFSALVQKGYQKGDEILINSIPRALAETDKVCSSVNIGSTKTGINMSAVADMGRIIKETAQLSDMGAAKLVVFGNAVEDNPFMAGAFHGVGEADVVINVGVSGPGVVKRALEKVRGESFDVVAETVKKTAFKITRIGQLVGQMASERLGVKFGIVDLSLAPTPAVGDSVARVLEEMGLETVGTHGTTAALALLNDQVKKGGVMACNQVGGLSGAFIPVSEDEGMIAAVQNGSLNLEKLEAMTAICSVGLDMIAIPEATPAETIAAMIADEAAIGVINQKTTAVRIIPKGKEGDMIEFGGLLGTAPVMKVNQASSAAFIARGGQIPAPIHSFKN, via the coding sequence ATGGATATTAGACAAGTTACAGAAACCATTGCCATGATTGAGGAGCAGAATTTTGATATTCGGACCATCACCATGGGCATTTCACTCTTAGATTGTATTGACTCAAATATTGAGAGGGCGGCGGATAAGGTTTACAAAAAAATCACGACCAAGGCTAAAGATTTAGTTTCAGTCGGGAATGAGATTGCAGCCGAGCTGGGGATTCCTATCGTCAACAAGCGGGTCTCAGTGACTCCAATTTCTCTGATTGGGGCAGCGACGGATGCTACGGACTATCTGCCTCTGGCTCATGCTCTGGATCGGGCAGCAAAAGAAATCGGTGTGGACTTTATCGGTGGCTTCTCCGCTTTGGTTCAAAAGGGCTATCAAAAAGGGGACGAAATCCTTATTAATTCCATTCCGCGGGCTTTGGCTGAGACAGATAAGGTCTGCTCCTCTGTCAATATCGGCTCAACCAAGACTGGCATCAATATGTCGGCAGTTGCGGATATGGGGCGGATTATCAAGGAAACGGCCCAGCTTTCTGACATGGGGGCCGCCAAGTTGGTCGTCTTTGGCAATGCGGTCGAAGACAATCCTTTCATGGCGGGCGCCTTTCATGGTGTCGGTGAAGCAGATGTGGTCATCAATGTCGGTGTTTCTGGGCCTGGTGTTGTAAAGCGGGCTTTGGAAAAGGTCCGTGGTGAAAGTTTTGATGTGGTGGCTGAAACGGTCAAGAAAACGGCCTTCAAAATCACCCGTATCGGCCAGTTGGTCGGTCAGATGGCCAGCGAGCGTCTGGGTGTCAAGTTCGGGATTGTTGACTTGAGTCTGGCGCCGACGCCAGCAGTCGGGGACTCAGTGGCCCGTGTCTTGGAAGAAATGGGCTTGGAAACAGTTGGCACTCATGGTACGACAGCGGCGCTTGCCCTGCTCAATGATCAAGTTAAAAAAGGCGGTGTTATGGCCTGCAATCAGGTTGGCGGACTGTCTGGTGCTTTCATTCCTGTTTCTGAAGATGAGGGCATGATTGCAGCTGTCCAAAATGGCTCGCTCAATCTAGAAAAGCTAGAAGCTATGACTGCTATCTGCTCGGTCGGTTTGGATATGATTGCCATCCCAGAGGCGACACCGGCTGAAACTATCGCAGCCATGATTGCGGATGAGGCAGCTATTGGTGTCATCAATCAGAAGACAACAGCTGTGCGGATTATTCCAAAGGGCAAGGAAGGCGATATGATCGAATTTGGTGGACTCTTGGGAACAGCGCCAGTTATGAAGGTCAATCAGGCTTCGTCAGCTGCCTTTATCGCACGTGGCGGTCAGATTCCTGCGCCGATTCACAGTTTTAAAAACTAA
- a CDS encoding transposon-encoded TnpW family protein, which translates to MEELKNTDKKGIRTKRKIGKTTYEVVVHFDENATETMQDKLTRIMLRELRRKSNEKKDDFD; encoded by the coding sequence ATGGAAGAACTGAAAAACACAGATAAAAAAGGCATTAGAACAAAAAGAAAGATCGGAAAGACCACCTATGAGGTTGTTGTCCATTTCGATGAAAATGCAACTGAAACAATGCAAGATAAACTTACAAGAATAATGCTGAGGGAGCTTAGGAGAAAATCGAATGAAAAAAAAGATGATTTTGATTAA
- a CDS encoding nuclear transport factor 2 family protein → MKNREKIISLWFDMWLKQQDLGIDDIFAEDVVYTESWCPKYENRATVKHWFNEWNTRGKVLAWDIKQFFHSEHQTVVEWYFKSKMNDGRIEDFDGISLVEWTKENKIKKLKEFGCNINHYNPYENSEKPQFRDD, encoded by the coding sequence ATGAAAAACCGAGAGAAGATCATTAGCTTATGGTTTGATATGTGGCTCAAACAACAAGATTTAGGAATAGACGATATATTTGCGGAAGATGTTGTTTATACTGAAAGTTGGTGTCCTAAATATGAAAATCGAGCAACTGTAAAGCATTGGTTTAATGAGTGGAATACAAGAGGAAAAGTGCTTGCGTGGGATATAAAGCAGTTTTTCCATAGTGAACATCAAACAGTTGTTGAATGGTACTTCAAAAGTAAGATGAATGATGGAAGAATAGAAGATTTTGATGGTATATCGTTGGTTGAGTGGACAAAGGAGAATAAAATCAAGAAACTAAAAGAATTTGGCTGCAACATCAATCATTATAATCCATATGAAAATAGTGAGAAACCTCAATTTAGAGATGATTGA
- a CDS encoding class II fructose-bisphosphate aldolase — protein MAIVSAEKFVQAARDNGYAVGGFNTNNLEWTQAILRAAEAKKAPVLIQTSMGAAKYMGGYKVARNLIANLVESMGITVPVAIHLDHGHYEDALECIRVGYTSVMFDGSHLPVEENLEKARKVVEFAHANGVSVEAEVGTIGGEEDGIIGDGELAPIEDAKAMVETGIDFLAAGIGNIHGPYPENWKGLHLDHLQKLTEAVPGFPIVLHGGSGIPDDQIQAAIKLGVAKVNVNTECQIAFANATRKFARDYEANEAEYDKKKLFDPRKFLADGVKAIQASVEERIDVFGSEGKA, from the coding sequence ATGGCAATCGTTTCAGCAGAAAAATTTGTCCAAGCAGCTCGTGACAATGGTTATGCAGTTGGTGGATTTAACACAAATAACCTTGAGTGGACTCAAGCTATCTTGCGCGCAGCAGAAGCTAAAAAAGCACCAGTTTTGATCCAAACTTCAATGGGTGCTGCTAAATATATGGGTGGTTACAAAGTTGCTCGCAACTTGATCGCTAACCTTGTTGAATCAATGGGTATCACTGTACCAGTAGCGATCCACCTTGACCATGGTCACTACGAAGATGCACTTGAGTGTATCCGAGTTGGCTATACTTCAGTTATGTTTGATGGTTCACACCTTCCAGTTGAAGAAAACCTTGAAAAAGCACGTAAAGTTGTAGAATTTGCTCATGCAAACGGCGTGTCAGTAGAAGCTGAAGTTGGTACTATCGGTGGTGAAGAAGATGGAATCATCGGTGATGGTGAATTGGCTCCAATCGAAGACGCTAAAGCAATGGTTGAAACTGGTATTGACTTCTTGGCAGCTGGTATCGGCAACATCCACGGTCCTTACCCAGAAAACTGGAAAGGTCTTCACCTTGATCACTTGCAAAAATTGACAGAAGCAGTTCCAGGTTTCCCAATCGTATTGCACGGTGGTTCAGGTATTCCTGATGACCAAATCCAAGCAGCGATCAAACTTGGTGTTGCCAAAGTTAACGTTAACACTGAATGCCAAATCGCATTCGCTAACGCAACTCGTAAATTTGCTCGCGATTACGAAGCAAACGAAGCAGAATACGACAAGAAGAAACTCTTCGACCCACGTAAATTCTTGGCTGACGGTGTAAAAGCTATCCAAGCCTCTGTTGAAGAACGTATTGACGTCTTCGGTTCAGAAGGTAAAGCATAA
- a CDS encoding inorganic diphosphatase has translation MFSAVIDRPVGFKDSFGNVYLINYGYIPELMGGDGEEQDVYIISRDQQQPLENFTGKLVAIIHRRDDIEDKWILAPANEEIDKILIAEQTQFMEQYFDSWIEMVEESNDSRP, from the coding sequence ATGTTTAGTGCTGTCATTGATCGGCCGGTCGGTTTTAAAGATTCTTTTGGGAATGTCTATCTGATTAACTATGGCTATATCCCTGAGCTGATGGGTGGAGATGGCGAAGAGCAGGATGTGTATATTATTTCCCGTGACCAGCAGCAGCCTCTGGAAAATTTTACAGGAAAGTTGGTTGCTATCATCCATCGGCGTGATGATATAGAAGACAAGTGGATCTTGGCTCCTGCTAATGAGGAGATTGACAAAATTTTGATAGCGGAGCAGACTCAATTTATGGAGCAGTATTTTGATTCTTGGATTGAGATGGTGGAAGAGAGCAATGATTCAAGGCCCTAA
- a CDS encoding GNAT family N-acetyltransferase, translating into MEIREVVENKKQFLSLLLLADEQEDMIDRYIADGTMYVLDDNGVKGECVVLNVGNNTLEIKSIAIHPDYQRKGYGQAFIDFIIEKYKGEYSVLQVGTGESQTTILFYEKCGFIRSHIIKNFFIDNYEHPIYEEGVQLVDMIYLKMDL; encoded by the coding sequence ATAGAAATAAGAGAAGTTGTAGAAAATAAGAAGCAGTTTTTATCACTTTTATTATTGGCAGATGAACAAGAAGATATGATCGACAGATATATAGCAGATGGCACAATGTATGTTTTAGACGATAACGGAGTAAAGGGCGAGTGTGTTGTCCTAAATGTGGGGAATAATACTCTTGAAATCAAAAGTATTGCCATTCATCCGGATTATCAAAGAAAAGGATACGGACAGGCTTTCATTGATTTTATTATAGAGAAATACAAAGGGGAATATTCCGTATTGCAAGTTGGAACGGGAGAAAGTCAGACTACCATCCTTTTTTATGAAAAATGTGGCTTTATTCGTTCTCATATCATCAAGAATTTTTTTATAGATAATTATGAACATCCGATTTACGAAGAAGGTGTCCAATTAGTAGATATGATTTATCTAAAAATGGATTTATAA
- the rbfA gene encoding 30S ribosome-binding factor RbfA, whose protein sequence is MANHFRTDRVGMEIKREVNEILQKKVRDPRVQGVTITDVQMLGDLSMAKVYYSIMSDLASDNQKAQLGLEKATGTIKRELGRNLKMYKIPDLTFVKDESIEYGNKIDQMLRNLEKH, encoded by the coding sequence ATGGCAAATCATTTTCGTACCGACCGTGTAGGAATGGAAATCAAGCGCGAAGTCAATGAGATTTTGCAAAAGAAGGTCCGTGATCCACGTGTCCAAGGTGTGACCATTACCGATGTCCAAATGCTGGGCGATCTGTCTATGGCCAAGGTCTACTATAGCATCATGAGTGACTTGGCTTCGGATAATCAAAAGGCACAGCTGGGCTTGGAAAAGGCAACCGGCACCATTAAGCGTGAACTGGGCCGAAACCTCAAGATGTATAAGATTCCAGATTTGACTTTCGTCAAAGATGAGTCTATTGAGTACGGTAATAAGATTGATCAGATGTTGCGCAATTTGGAAAAACATTAA